GTAAACCATTTCAGTACAGGAAAAGGAAGCAAAAAAAGACACCTCGACAATGACACCACTTTTATAAACAACAGAGATTACCTCAATTGATGAGGCCACAAACCCATCTTGTCAGCATAAAGCATCATATTACATCCCCTTTTACCTACCTAGAACAGGACCGTCCACTAAAGCCACCTCCATGGCTACTCTCAAGGCAAAAcaatatggaaaaaaatagTAGTAAAGAATCCAATCACAAACAGGACCAAGCATCTTTGGTGTGTTAGCAGGAGCCAGATTACTCAACAAATCCAAACCTACTGATGGTTTCATGTCCATCTACACTGTCCCCACCTAAGAATCAGGTCAGTTTGAATACCCTATATGAAATGCTTCCCCATCCACCTCCCAGACCTACTACCAAAAACATCCAACATAATTCAATTGTTTTCAGGTCCATCTTCTAGGTCCAGTTAAATATAACATTAGGTTTTCAGATATACAAATTTCAATGGAAATagtcaattttgaaaataacaatgtaaacttcaaagaaaacaaTATATTCAATCATAATGCTAAATTATTGACTTAGGAAACACAGAATCTCACATATACTTACTAACAACAGTCTATTCTATTTCCGttgtagaaaataaaatatttgatgAAATTACTCAGTTATTGATTTATGATACCACAGAAGCTCACATGGACACTGAAAGAAACCACCAAAAAAAGCACCTATCTTTCCATTGCAACAAAGCAGTCAAAGCTGCACAGACTACGGGGCTGGGACTCTTCTACAGTTTGGataaaataaatcattaaaCTTCACTTCACGGAGTACACAGCTGAGACTATTCTAAAGTTTGGataaaataaatcattaaaCTTCACTTCACAGAGTACACAGCTGAGACTATTCTAAAGTTCGcataaaataaatcatcaaaCTTCACCTTGTGATCGGGTCCACATTTTATGGCGGGTTGAAGGCCAGAACGAACAAAAGGAATGATTTTCTGGACTGCATCAGTATCAATGATTTGCATGGAACCAAGAACCTCAATCACAACCGCCGTACAAAAACCAACCACTGGTCTTGAAGGTTGATGCTTCTTCACAGGCAATGCCTATAAAAGTGCAACTAGTTAGTAGTTACTTGAAGACTGTAGTATTGAACTGATTGGCAATGCAActaaagaagaagcagagacaGGTAGCTCACATAGTTGCATATCGCCACCAATACCCCCATATCACGGATGCATTGCTGCACTACAACCTTTCTCTGTGGCGGTGCACCAGAAGTTTTGACACCTTCAAGAAATCTCCATTTACTATTTCTATACCATGTAAGGAGGACATGAGAATCTGCAAACTTCATAGTAACTGAGAATTGTGTCCAAAAATACGGTCTTAACAATAAAATTTCCTCACCCTAAGTCCAATAACTGCACAATCCGAACAAAAGCGTGGGTGTCATGGTAAGGCAATGAACAGAGTATCAGCTCCTCGGTGTTGTACACATGAACCCTGTAATATCCAATAAAACATTCAATGCAAAGTAATTGAAACTTGagatagaaaaattaaaaaaataaaataaaactaaacaaCAAACCTCCACATAAGATGGTTTAATGTGGTGGTGCTTACTTGTATCTGCGAATCAAATATTCGAGCGTCTTGAGGGCAGAATGCAACTGAAGATGCCCAGAAAGTAACCTAAGGAACGAACTAATAGATAAATTGATGCGGTTGTTCTCCTCTACGCCCATCAACTCTCTATCCAACTCTCTACTCTTGTGACTAAAGAGGTCGTTCTTATAACTTCTAAAACGCTCATCCGTGTTGATGAGAACCTCCAAACCTGTTAATCCAGTCCAGTCCAGTACAGTACAGAGGACGAACTTTAATAAACAAATTACATTGAATGAAAATGGGGTAGTGACTGTAGAAACAAAAGTGAAATCGGTGATACCTGAGAGGGCAATGGAGAGAACAGTATCAAGATCAATGTCGGCAGCTTCTTTTGGATTAAAGATGATGGATGGTCGAGTAAAGGGCCTTTTGGTTGGCTCAGCATCGGCTTTTATGTAGGATCTGATTACCTGCAACTGAGAAGCGATTGAAGTAGCCATGTTTGCAGCCgagagagagaacttgaagAAAGGTTTAAGAGCACTTAGTGAGGTTTCTGCAGCAAAATTCTTAGAAATCCTCTTTATTTtgcttaaaccctaaacctcaaattTGCAGAGAGTCAGGAACCATGGCGGAGTTGCTGTCCTGAGTTCATATTTGAGTGAGAAGTGCCGGTACAAACCGACTGGTGACGGGTATTAGGGTTTCCCTTTCGCCGTTCGcgaaaacatgaaaaatatggtcattttctcgTGCTCAAAATTCTTTTCTTCGGGTCTGCATTCATCTGGATCGGGTGAGTTGTTCGGTTAGAATCGGTCAAAGACGCCTTATGGGTCCCTCATTTCTGAAAACCTGAACCGGGATTGATTATGGTCTATTTCGATTTGAGTTTACCGATTCGACTGATCCCAATTCCGATTTTTTAAACAAATCCACAATGTCGGAGGACTCTTCGGGCTAACAATTATTCCTTTACGGCCAttcaatatgttttttttttttttttttttttttgataggtagggagggaagtaggtaacagctaggagactcgaactcgagacctcctagtgagcatgggttttatacacaccacagctcaccaactgcactaagcAGTTGTTGTTACCATTCAATATGTTCTAGCAGTCTGATGCGGGTATTTGTGAGTATATCACGTGTTTGCTTCCTTGGTTCATCATCTGGGAATCATGGAAGGAAATAAATTATATGATACATGATGAAGAAACATGTGCTTCCTCTGGCTATTGATAAGAACAATGATTGGATTCGAGAAATCCATATGTCAAAGAAATTCAATAAACCTCTTTCAATGAAGGATACTCTCGTCTTAtaggtttttaatttaaatCCTCCATATATTGTTTCAAGAATCCTTATTCCAATTTGTTGAAATCCTCCGATTAATTCTGTAAAACTAAATGTAGATGGGGTGAGTAAGGGGAACCTGGATATCAGTGGGGAAGGAGGTATCTTAAGAAACAATGAAGGGGAAGTTTTGGCAGCAGGTACCATCTTTTATGAGGTTTGTACTAATACAATGGCGGAATTAAGAAAGACATGGGTcttttccaatttttatttgatattgAAGTTTATACTACAAATAATGTATTTTCAACTCTTGCTCTTTTGACAATATTTGGAATGTCATCTACTTCGATGTTAGCTCTAAACTTCATATGCTTATTCCCTGCTATGTTATAGATACCTCAATGAACATGTTCAATGTTGTGTCATAGGGTCTTCATGCATCTTCTCTCCTCCACCCCCACTGGGGCATATTGCCCCCTCAATAGGCtttagtttttcctttttttgcccTAGGGCTTGTATATTCGTTATTGGTTTATTTTTCTACtagtaatgaatttattattcttATCGAACAAAATATGTACAAGATTGTTCGAATAAAATATGACAACCTGTAATTCAATTGCAAGTCCTATGGCATTGAGATCTTCTGGCTCCATAGAattgttctcttattgatgcaCTATCGAAGTAATGTGGTGATCTTTTGTATTTGTCGATCATGGAGTGCCAATAAACAACTTATGATAATAGAATCTAGTGTTGCTAAACTTACATGGTTATATTTTATCTTTAAAGATATTGGGATCTACCTACCAAAACCTCCAACTTATGTGACAATATTTGTGTTCTTCATATGACACTAGAtacagtttttatttatttatttatttttattttttaatgagaaaacGAGAAACTAAACTATAGTATAGACAATATGTCCATATTGGGGTTAATACTTCTAATATGGGAACGAGTAGATAATGAGAGCCAAGTTAAATGTTTGACAAAAAAGTACCACGTCGTTGTTAGGCCTGagcttcaacaaaaaaaaaaggtggaggtCAAAATGTACATCAAAATGAGTGGATAACACGTTCAAAGGTCACGATGTGGTAGTAAGAATGGATCCATTTTTTTATGCTCGTAAAACACATAGAGATTGGCTAATTATCACTTTGTTTGTGAAAAATGAAGCATTGTGCTCACTTGTGACTCGATATGTTCATTCAACTGCACAAATATCTAATATCGTCACTGAACAAAGTACAGTAGAAGAGGAATCTTAATCAGAGATGATTGCAGTTCAACATTATGGAATCACTCCATaacaaatataatttaaaaattaattcaaattcaaatataaGCAGATGTGACGCATGTGATCATCCGCATTCAAGTATGTAGattatttcaaattcaaatataaTCATATGATTCACATTCAAGCTTACAATTGATCACATTGGAGTGACTAACTTAGTTTCGTCACTTATAGAGGGGAAAAAGAACCATAAAAGACAAAATGACCCTTGTGTCAAGACACATGGGAGGGCAAAATGACCGTCCTGCCCCCAcgtgaaagatgaaaaatttcACTATTATTGATGTTTTCATGTGTACTCCCGCTAGTTCCCACTAGTAAGTGTAGAAGCTACGCTGCGTTTTATGGAACCTTCTCTCTTTGTGGATATATCATTATTTCAGTGTTTGTACGTAAAGGCTGTAGTAGtcttataatattttatttccatGTTTGAATTTGTAACAACTCTaatctttttatatatattatagaaTATAGTTCTCATCCTCGCATTGAGAGAGGAATCCATTTCAAAACCTTTGTGCTCTAGTCCTCCCCCTTTATTATCTTCTCAAATTTCCATTGCCACTTGCCCCCGCTTTCACTTTCTACTTTTTTAATTCTAATGGGAAAAGAACACGGCCTGGTTGCGTCTTTTTACACGTCTTCCTACACCCATATGactcccctcccccttgttgGATGCTTATATGTACCCGGTGCTACTATTGGCCACGCAACCATGCAACCTTCTTCCTcccctaaaattgaaaagaGGGAAATGTTGGCTCTTCAGCTTCATGAGCAGCTTTTCTCCACGTATGCAGCGTGCCCGTGTATCAAAATTACCATATTATacatttttttgttcaaaattaCCACATAACCATGTGGCAAATATTAAGGGCCTAAGGCTCGAGCATGAGGGTCGTCACTCTCCAGAACTGGTTCCAACTTTCCTCCAAAAGTTTAAACTTCAAACTGAGAAAGAGTGAATTTTTAGCGCGGCTGCAAATAGCGATGTGAGTAAAATTTTGGGTGCCGAACCACCTATCCCCCAAAATTAGATTTGCGATATTCAAATGAAAATCCCATTTCCGCAATTTTCATTTTGGGGTTGTTAGGTTCACTTCATCATCAATCAATAGTTTCAAAGAACAGATCCTACTGTAGTCTTGAAGTTCATCCAATCGTTTGAAGATTCGTTGTCAAATGATCTCCATTGCCGATTCTACCGAGAGATCTGTTATCCTGAGAAAATCTAGAGCTCATTTCTGCTCTGGGATGGGAAAGAACGTATAATCTTCGGCAGTTTGCCCAAAAAGACATAAAATTGATGCAAAAAGAATGAGCGTTTTGTCACTTCGGATAACGAGTTTCACGATTTTCCATTTGCAGCATTTTATGAAGAGGTAATGAGGCGAGTCGAATACACTCGGAGCAGGTTTTTCCAGATCTAGTTGCTGTTTGATTTGTTGAAATTTTTCTCCCTTATTACTCTTGGGTGCTAATGGAGTTCACGGAGGCCTTTAAGCAGACGGGTCCCTGTTGTTTCTCCCCAAATGCTCGTTATCTAGCTGTTGCAGTTGATTATCGCCTGGTGATTCGTGATGTTCTTTCCCTCAAGGTAATCCTAGTTCTCCCCCTACTCTCCTTCTCCGTTGCTTCTCAAATTACCATAAACTTATGGGTATGTGATTCCTACTCAAAAGCGTTTAGTAGTTTTCAGTATTAATGTTTTAATCGGATCTCATCTCGTGATGAATACTAAAAAACCACATCAACAAGAGTAATGGAAATGCCTCTAATGTCTTCATGCTCACTCAGTATTCAAATGTTTCTACTATCAACTAAGTCTTGAATGAGCAGTACAGTAGttcacagaaaaaaaagaaagaaagaacaaggaTCACTGCTGTTAGCTTGTAGGATACAACTGAAGAGAAGTAGAAATAATTACGGGGTAGGTGATTCTCTCAACAGGGCATAAAAAATGCTATTTTAAGTTAAAATCTTGCCATGTTATCTGTGGTCCATTACTAAATTGTTTCGATTGCAattcagatatatatatatatatatatatatattcattagGACTCCGCTGCAACATTATCCCACATTTTGCATTTTTCTTAATCATGTTTTTCTGATTATTTGTTTCAGACTTTCAGTCAAGGTTTAAGAACTAGATTTCTCCGAGTCTCGAGGGAGCCGGTTTCAACTTGACTATTACCTTTTTTCACCAATACTTTCCCCAATTAAATATGGAAAAATAGAATGAAGTTCAGTCTTGCTTTCTGTGACTTCATCGGCCTGGATATAAAATGTTTCTGATGAGTTTTAATAGATCTAGTTAAGATTTAATGAGCAAAACCCAATCTCAGGACTGAATCACAGTGAACTAGCTTAAGAAAGCTAAGCGGCAGAAAATCAAAGGTTCAATATTCCCCATACCAGCCAGCTGACGTGGCTAAAATTATGGTCTAATGCTGGTCCTAACTTGCTGGTCTTGCATCCAAAATATCAGTGTTCCAATTGTTAAATGAGAAATAAGGGAGGTggacagaaattagaagcttaGTAAAAACAGAAGATAGAAAGTTCGAAACATGAACTCCCAAACTCTAGACCTGATGGTGCTGCAACTTTGGACTTATGTAGTCCTAAGAGGGAAGAAAAGCAGGATTTGATACAATGGCAGTAAAGGCTGGAATATTTATGAGAAGATTGAGAACACTAGTGGACAGAAACAtgcataaaatagaaacttagaAATAAGATTAGTAGAACAAGGAGGGaacataaaccaaaaaaaaaaccaagagaTTGGAAGCAAAGGTGTATAATTGAACTCAATGGAAGAGGTTTCAGATTCCCTTGATCAACACCCACACACTCACCTTGTAGCTTTGAAGCGCTGGTCACCTTTGGTCAAGTTGCTTGTGCCTGCTGTTACCTACTGTAGGACCTCCATCCCCGAAGCAAAGAAAGAGGAGCAGCTGATTTACAACCAGCCTGCAGTCTATGACTTGGCTTCACCATCAAAACCTTTGGGAGGATTCACCATATAGGGTTGTGCTGTTCACCACAGTAGCATGTAATCTCCAATTCTCCATAGAGAACACAAATATTCCATTATAAAATTATCCGGGGCTAGGCCCTCCTGTCTTTATTTATAACTCCATAGCGATCACCAAAGGAAACCCCTATGTATTATAGGAGGGATCCCGCACAACTTAAGTCTCTCTTCAAAATAGAAGCtattctagaatattacaaaaATAGAGACTAAGTACTTATCCCTGCATAGGACCtaaatccctaatatttgggATTATAGATTGGCCCATTATGATAGATTACTCAAAAATACTAAGCCTACGGCCCATAGAATCCATTGGGTACTCAAATTTAGCCCAACTTAATTCAAACTTGAACAATAGTTTAGTTGGGCCCAATAAAttaaaccaaatccaaaacaaCTAGCCGCATCTTCTCTTCTCACTGGAACTCAGCATCAGTTTCGGTGTTCAAATGATTCTTCCAGTGGAGCCTTCAGTATACCGTGGGTGGTGGAAGTATGCTGCATTAATTTAACCTATCACAGTCCAATTTCACTTCCATGTTGTGAACCTTCGTATCCTTCTTTTAAATGCTGCGACATCTTTATGCCCATTGTATTAACAGTCCTTGAGCTGCTAAACTCAATGTCTCAATGGTCACGTTTCACTTATATTTCGCTATTTTTTGACAGGTGGTACACTTGTTTTCATGCTTGGATAAGATAAGCTATGTTGAATGGGCTCTTGATTCAGAGTATATACTGTGTGGTCTCTACAAGAGACCAATGATACAGGCATGGTCATTGACCCAGCCTGAATGGACTTGCAAAATAGATGAAGGTCCTGCTGGAATTGCATATGCAAGGTGGAGCCCTGATAGTCGCCACATACTTACTACATCGGAGTTCCAGTTGCGACTAACAGTTTGGTCACTGGTGAACACTGCCTGTGTACATGTCCAATGGCCTAAGCATGCTTCTAAGGGTGTTTCTTTCACCAAAGATGGAAAGTTTGCTGCTATTTGCACTAGACGTGATTGCAAAGACTACATTAATCTACTGTCTTGTCATTCATGGGAGGTCATGGGTGTTTTTGCTATTGACACTCTAGATTTAGCTGACATTGAATGGTCACCAGATGATAGTGCCATAGTGATCTGGGATTCACCTCTTGATTATAAGGTCTATCATTTGTTTTCTAGCCCTTCTTTTGTTTGCACATCTTTTGTTTCAGCCACACCTAATTCCAAATGTTACTTGTTTTAAACATTCATTGATAATATCAGGATTCTTAAGATGAAGCTAAATTAATACCAAACTGTATCTTTCCCCAGCGATGTCTAATTTTACAATCATTTATCCTACATCGACACTACCACCTATACTGCAATCTCTTATCTCTGCACTTAATTTTATGCACTTTCTCAGGCTCCTCCTATCACAACCTTTATGTATAATTTGGGTTGTCTATGTAGAATACAAAATTCCCCAAGCTTTGCTATTTACTGCAAAATCTGGGCTACTTGCAGAAAATTGGGATCCTCCTTTCTATGGGCCTCAAACAAAGTGATCTCCTAGATGAAATATCCCTTTAGTCTGATTATTCTaacatttaatttttatattattttgcaATAGCAATCTCAAAGCCTCTCCAAATGATCAAAATCATGtaataaaatttgatttaaCTCTCTTGTTTTGCTCCCACTGAATGGAAGATCCTAATTCCTAATCCCATTTGATTGCACCTCTATGAAAAAGTAGGACTATGGGAACTCATGTCTTCAAAATGACACCACTGGTCACTTTCCCAAATATTAATACTCTCTTTCCTATGTTCATGCATtagatctttctctctctctctctctctctctctctctctttctatcggTTATAAATTGTGTTTATAGTTGTTTTGTCGAGGCGGGAAAAAATCATGGCTAAGGCTGAACATGGAAAGTCTTATAGTTAGTATGATTTGGTACAGGTTTTGATCTATTCTCCAGATGGGAGGTGTCTGTTTAAATATCAAGCATATGAAAGTGGGTTGGGAGTAAAAAGTGTTGCATGGTCCCCGTGTGGTCAATTTCTAGCGGTGGGTAGTTATGACCAGATGTTACGAATTTTGAATCACCTGACATGGAAAATATTTGCTGAATTTATGCACCTATCTTCTGTTCGTGCTCCTTGCAGTGCTGCTATTTTCAAggtatttcttttctctttttaatttcataatCCATATTATGTAagtattattttgtttttggggAATTCTACTCATTTGAGATCTTGGGGTTCATTTCTCAACTTCTCTAGGAGGTGGATGAGCCTTTGCAACTTGATATGTCAGGATTACGTTTAAGCGATGAATTTATACAAGGCAATTCTGGTGAGCATTTCCCACTTCTTACTAACATCCATTTTCATTTATCAAAATATGAGCTGCATAAATAGAGTAGAAATGTAAAGCTCCATATTCTCTTTCACAAAAGGGGGAATGGAAGAAAACTCACTATATTGAAATTCTGTATCTTGTCAAATTATTATATTATGCTTACAAAAGCTTGtaacttattttttatttagacAATTATTCATATCCACATCCTTTTGTCTGGCTGTTTTCTGCTGTCCTATTATTGACTTTGCTTTTAGCCATGCAAGAGGAGGGGTGTCCGAAAATACTTGTATCCTTAAGGTGATTTCCTCTAGTCAAAGGTTAGTACTATTTCCAAGTTGAAGATTGATGGGGCAGAATCCCCTGATGTGTCGCTTATCCAGATATGTATAATTTCCTTCACGAAGCGTTGTTTGCTGAAAAGGTTTCCTTTGGACCTAGTTTGGCGGGTCTGGACTCAACTGCTTGTATGAGTCCATAGGTGGGCTGGAGAGATGCTTAACAAAGGGGGAAATTGCTGCTGCTTTTCAGTCTATGCAATGAGAAGGCCCTAGGAACATTGGTTTACAGTAGCAATTTATTTGAAATATGTGTTGGTTAATTAGAAAGAATGTACTCAACTGTTTGCTGAAGTATATAGGGAGGCTTCTTTTGATTATGGATGTATTGctacattcatctttttttatcccaaagaaaagagaagcagAAGAGCTAAAGGATTTCAGGCACATTATTTTTTGGCTGTATCTATGAAAATGTGACCAATGTGCCGGCTAGAAGACTCAAAGAGGTTAGGGGAGAAACCATTTCGAAGAGCCAAGTGGATTTTGTGCAAGAGAGAGATATTTGGATGCTATCCCTGTCCTAATAGCTAATGGATATGTAAATTTTGTACCATATCAGGTGGGGATTCTATATTAGACATGAAAAAATCCTACAATCATGAGTGCTGGTTGTATTAGGACCCTATCGTGAGGAAATTGAGCTTTGGTTTGAAGTGGGTGAAGTGATGTCTATGTACTATTCCACAACTTCTTTGGCTATTTTTATAAGTGGTTTTCCAAAAGGCTGTTTTAGAAGTCAAAGAGATATAAGGCAAGGAGGCTCTCTGCCTTGCTTTTACTTTGATATTGTGGTTGAACCTCTTAGCAAGATGCTTTCTACAGCTGAACCTGTGGGCCTGTTGGCCTGTTAAATGGTTTTGTTCTCCCTCATTCTAGCCTCAATGTCTCACATCTTCAATTTGTGGAAGGAAGCTACTTGTCTCCAAATGATGAATCCAAAGTTAGTGGCAAACTGCTTGGGGTAGCTTCTGGCCTCAGAATGATCCCATCTGAGTGGAATTTTTATCATTGGGGAGGTGGGAAAACCGGAAAACAGTTACGGGATGGGATGATTTCCCAGCTTCTTTGCTGGGTCTGGAGGCTATATAGGATCCAGTGATCGGGAGAGATTGTAGGAAACTTGCATCTAGGATGTTTGGGCAGAAGATTCTTTTGGTGATATTACAGGATTTATTTCTTATTGCTATTGACAAGATTGCCAAATTGAGGAGTGTTATCAGAATAGTTGGAGGCAGGTGGTTTGGTCTCCAGCCTTCAGGAGAAACTTTAAATGCTGGAAGTTGGATTCTTTGATTCATCTCTTTCAAGTCCTATATGGTTCTGACATTGATCCCTCTAAGCCAGATTGGATGAGCTGGCcagttgatgatgaaggagCAAGGTGTCAAGTATCAATATCGAGCAGCAtattggaaagctggttttaagAGATGTTCGAAAACATATCGGAGGGACGTTAAGAGATGCTAGATATGCTTAAAATACACTTTGATACGCATTTTAtgcttatgatacatgcaaaaCAAGAATATTTAAGCATTGTACATCATAAGTAAGCAATAAATAATGATATCCAATCAGTGATAGGTTTATCTTTGTCTTTGCGGTATCTGTATGATTCAAATCTTCATTGGCAAGCACAACGTCAAACCTACTAAATACTAATAAGTAAAAAGAATTAATTAAACAATAagttttgaaaaagaaaaatctgtgtGATTCAAAATTTCATTGGCAAGTGCAATATTTGGCTTGTTTAATCACTCCTAGGTCGTTTTTGAGTGTAGATGGGATGCACGTAggtttttcccaaaaaatagaaGTTGGAAGAAGTATTCTTTTAAAAACTGGgagtttttgggttttgacAGCCTGTTTATTGAGCATATCTGTCTATATTGGTTTGATTGATGCAGTTatgtacataattatttttatGTATTGTTTTTTAATAACATATTCACATGGCCAATCTCGATAGTATCAGGCTGTATCGGTCAATATGTATCAAGACTTGGCACCACGGGAAGGAGTCTTTTCtatacaatctctctctctctctctcctaattcaGCACTATGATGAGCTGTGTTGATTTTCAAGTGAAAATCCAAGAAGATCTACAATTTTAGAAGATCACAACATGGAGAAGTATAAACCAGGCACAGGAAATCCTTGACCTACGAAGGATGTGGGTGCAAGTGTAATTGTGAACTTGGGATATTGAGCTGTGTTgcctttcttaattttttttttggtaccctAAGATGCCTGAGGCTTAAAGGGAATTTATTCTGGTGTACTGAAAAAAATTGGGAACGTGGAGTTGTACTGAATCCAAATAGGTTCTTATGCTATGGTTAGAAATTGAGATTCTTCCTTGTTCATATAAATGCACATGGGAAGTGAATAAGAAAAATTGCAGGCATGATATCCAATCATATTTTCATTAAATGCTAGCCTTAAATACACATATATAGTCACTAAATGCATCTTTCTTGTGATAATTGCTGAGCTTCTTTTAAGTATCCAGAAGATATGCTAAATAAATTTGTCTGATTATTCCTCCCCTTCAGTGAGAAACTGTACTTCTATGTGAACATGGTCACAGAagtcacttatttatttatttttttggacagATGTTTCCTTTTGTACCATGTCTATGCAATTTTCCTATAGTTTGATGTATGTTTTTTGTGTATTTGTATGATCTACTTCACATGTATAACCTCTGTTTCTTGGTGGAAAATTTAAGCCTCTTCTTATTCTAATTGCACAATAAAAAATTCTCCAGAAAATGCTCCAGAAGGACACTTCAGAGTCAGgtacaaaataatggaattgcCTACTATGTTACCTTCGCAGAAGCCTCCAGTAgacaaaccaaaccctaaacaaggCATTGGTGAGTTCCTGTATCTTCATTTGCTAAACCAATCAAGCAAACCAATTTTTTTACTTCTGAAGTTGTTGTATTCTCTGTAACAAAATATAGAGTGAGGTTCCTCATCAATAGA
This window of the Macadamia integrifolia cultivar HAES 741 unplaced genomic scaffold, SCU_Mint_v3 scaffold1346, whole genome shotgun sequence genome carries:
- the LOC122063516 gene encoding uncharacterized protein At3g06530-like, whose protein sequence is MATSIASQLQVIRSYIKADAEPTKRPFTRPSIIFNPKEAADIDLDTVLSIALSGLEVLINTDERFRSYKNDLFSHKSRELDRELMGVEENNRINLSISSFLRLLSGHLQLHSALKTLEYLIRRYKVHVYNTEELILCSLPYHDTHAFVRIVQLLDLGNSKWRFLEGVKTSGAPPQRKVVVQQCIRDMGVLVAICNYALPVKKHQPSRPVVGFCTAVVIEVLGSMQIIDTDAVQKIIPFVRSGLQPAIKCGPDHKAGTLMIVGLLASKAMLSPELIKNLIVSIAVVAREDAKESADLAWLRMSLMAIINIVQ
- the LOC122063517 gene encoding WD repeat-containing protein WRAP73; translated protein: MEFTEAFKQTGPCCFSPNARYLAVAVDYRLVIRDVLSLKVVHLFSCLDKISYVEWALDSEYILCGLYKRPMIQAWSLTQPEWTCKIDEGPAGIAYARWSPDSRHILTTSEFQLRLTVWSLVNTACVHVQWPKHASKGVSFTKDGKFAAICTRRDCKDYINLLSCHSWEVMGVFAIDTLDLADIEWSPDDSAIVIWDSPLDYKVLIYSPDGRCLFKYQAYESGLGVKSVAWSPCGQFLAVGSYDQMLRILNHLTWKIFAEFMHLSSVRAPCSAAIFKEVDEPLQLDMSGLRLSDEFIQGNSENAPEGHFRVRYKIMELPTMLPSQKPPVDKPNPKQGIGLLSWSKDSQYLFTRNDSMPTVLWIWDIRHLELAAILVQKEPIRAAAWDPSCPRLVLCTGSSHVYMWSPSGAYCVSIPLPLFTVTDLKWNSDGSCLLLKDREMFCCAALPMLPESSEDSSDE